In a single window of the Atlantibacter hermannii genome:
- the ydcR_2 gene encoding transcriptional regulator protein YdcR: MTVSHAYQTLESQGVIVARPQSGYYVAPRLAATPRTPAPQVIRNETVDINTYIFDVLQASCDASVMPFGSAFPRSPFISAGPA; encoded by the coding sequence ATGACCGTCAGCCATGCCTATCAGACGCTGGAAAGCCAGGGCGTGATCGTGGCGCGTCCGCAATCAGGCTATTACGTCGCCCCGCGTCTGGCCGCCACGCCACGAACGCCCGCGCCGCAGGTTATTCGTAACGAAACCGTCGATATCAATACCTATATTTTTGATGTTCTCCAGGCCAGCTGCGATGCCAGCGTGATGCCGTTCGGTTCCGCGTTTCCCCGATCCCCGTTTATTTCCGCTGGCCCAGCTTAA
- a CDS encoding Bacterial Cytochrome Ubiquinol Oxidase: MFDLDAFHLARIQFAFTVSFHIIFPAITIGLASYLAVLEGMWLKTKKPVVAFAVPLLVKNLCR, translated from the coding sequence ATGTTTGATCTGGATGCATTTCATCTGGCGCGAATACAGTTCGCGTTCACCGTTTCTTTTCACATTATCTTCCCCGCCATTACCATCGGCCTTGCCAGCTATCTGGCGGTGCTGGAAGGCATGTGGCTGAAAACCAAAAAACCCGTTGTGGCGTTCGCTGTACCACTTCTGGTCAAAAATCTTTGCCGTTAA
- the appC gene encoding cytochrome bd-II oxidase subunit I: MGVVSGLVMAYQFGTNWSGFSQFAGSITGPLLTYEVLTAFFLEAGFLGVMLFGWNKVGPGLHYFSTCMVALGTLISTFWILASNSWMQTPQGHEIINGQVVPVDWFAVIFNPSFPYRLFHMTIAAFLSSSLFVGASAAWHLLRGNNAPAIRTMFSMALWMTLIVAPIQALVGDMHGLNTLKHQPAKIAAIEGHWENPPGEPTPLLLFGWPDMEQERTRYGLAIPALGSLILTHSLDKQVPALKEFPKADRPNSPIVFWSFRIMAGLGMLMLLLGVLALWLRVRQRLYTSRPFLRFALLMGPSGLIAILAGWVTTEVGRQPWVVYGLQRTEDAVSAHGTLHMSISLLAFFVVYMSVFGVGYSYMVRLIKKGPQPEDALPPVNGTPARPLSAASDSVSGEAL, translated from the coding sequence ATGGGCGTGGTGTCCGGCCTGGTGATGGCCTATCAGTTTGGCACCAACTGGAGCGGCTTTTCGCAGTTCGCAGGCAGCATCACCGGCCCGCTGCTCACTTATGAAGTCCTGACCGCTTTCTTCCTGGAAGCCGGTTTTCTTGGCGTGATGCTGTTCGGCTGGAACAAAGTCGGTCCGGGCCTGCATTACTTCTCCACCTGTATGGTGGCGCTGGGCACGCTGATATCCACCTTCTGGATCCTGGCGTCCAACAGCTGGATGCAGACCCCTCAGGGCCATGAAATTATCAACGGGCAGGTGGTGCCGGTTGACTGGTTTGCGGTGATCTTTAACCCCTCGTTCCCGTACCGCCTGTTTCATATGACCATCGCCGCGTTTTTAAGCAGCTCGCTGTTTGTCGGCGCCTCGGCGGCCTGGCATTTACTGCGCGGCAATAACGCGCCCGCCATCCGCACCATGTTTTCCATGGCGCTGTGGATGACATTAATCGTCGCCCCCATCCAGGCGCTGGTGGGCGATATGCACGGACTCAACACCCTTAAACACCAGCCGGCGAAAATCGCTGCCATTGAAGGCCACTGGGAAAATCCCCCAGGCGAACCGACCCCGCTGCTGCTGTTCGGCTGGCCGGATATGGAGCAGGAGCGCACCCGTTACGGCCTGGCGATCCCGGCGCTGGGCAGCCTGATATTGACCCACAGTCTGGATAAGCAGGTTCCGGCGCTGAAAGAGTTTCCAAAAGCCGACCGCCCCAACTCGCCCATCGTCTTCTGGTCGTTCCGCATTATGGCCGGGCTGGGCATGTTAATGCTGTTACTCGGCGTGCTGGCGCTCTGGCTGCGCGTCAGGCAACGGTTGTATACCTCGCGTCCGTTCCTGCGCTTTGCGTTACTGATGGGGCCGTCGGGGCTGATCGCCATTCTGGCAGGCTGGGTCACTACAGAGGTGGGCCGCCAGCCCTGGGTGGTGTACGGGCTGCAACGCACTGAGGATGCGGTGTCTGCCCACGGCACGCTGCATATGAGCATCAGCCTGCTGGCGTTTTTCGTGGTGTATATGTCGGTATTCGGCGTTGGGTACAGCTATATGGTGCGCCTGATTAAAAAAGGCCCGCAGCCGGAGGACGCGCTGCCGCCCGTCAACGGTACGCCCGCCCGACCGTTATCCGCCGCCAGTGATTCTGTTTCCGGGGAGGCCCTATGA
- the appB_2 gene encoding cytochrome bd-II oxidase subunit II produces MTFDFAIIWFVIIVFATLMYIVMDGFDLGIGILFPFIRDNDDRDVMVNSVAPIWDGNETWLVLGGAGLFGAFPLAYAVIVDALTIPLSLMLIGLIFRGVAFEFRFKATPGHRPFWDKAFMAGSILATFCQGVVVGAVVSGFEVTGRTFSGSPLGWMTAFNFFCGAGLVVAYALLGATWLVMKSENPLESRMRALTRPLLLALLAVIAGISLWTPLAHADIADRWFSLPNLFWLLPVPLLVVALSGWLWRCTADNRSHTLPFVLTLGLIFLGFSGLGISIWPHIIPPHISLWQAAAPASSLSFMLVGALLIIPVILIYTFWSYYVFRGKVQHGEGYH; encoded by the coding sequence ATGACCTTTGATTTCGCCATTATCTGGTTCGTGATTATTGTTTTCGCCACCCTGATGTACATCGTGATGGACGGGTTTGATCTCGGGATCGGCATTCTGTTTCCATTTATTCGTGATAACGACGATCGGGACGTGATGGTTAACAGCGTCGCCCCGATATGGGACGGCAACGAGACCTGGCTGGTGTTAGGCGGCGCGGGACTGTTTGGCGCATTTCCGCTGGCCTATGCGGTGATTGTGGATGCGCTGACCATTCCGCTGTCGCTGATGTTGATTGGCCTGATATTCCGTGGCGTGGCCTTCGAGTTTCGCTTCAAGGCGACCCCCGGCCACCGTCCGTTCTGGGATAAGGCGTTCATGGCCGGTTCGATCCTCGCGACATTCTGTCAGGGCGTGGTAGTGGGCGCGGTGGTCAGCGGCTTTGAGGTCACCGGGCGGACCTTCAGCGGTTCACCGCTGGGCTGGATGACGGCCTTTAATTTCTTCTGCGGCGCGGGTCTGGTCGTGGCCTATGCCCTGCTGGGCGCGACCTGGCTGGTGATGAAAAGCGAAAATCCGCTGGAAAGCCGGATGCGTGCCCTGACCCGCCCGCTGTTGCTGGCGCTACTGGCGGTGATTGCCGGGATCAGCCTGTGGACGCCGCTGGCCCACGCCGATATCGCCGACCGCTGGTTCAGCCTGCCGAATCTGTTCTGGTTGCTGCCGGTACCGCTGTTGGTGGTGGCGCTGAGTGGCTGGCTGTGGCGCTGTACCGCGGATAATCGCAGCCACACGCTGCCGTTTGTGCTGACGCTGGGGCTGATTTTCCTCGGGTTCAGCGGGCTGGGCATCAGTATCTGGCCGCACATTATTCCGCCGCATATCAGCCTCTGGCAGGCCGCTGCGCCCGCCTCAAGCCTGAGCTTTATGCTGGTTGGCGCATTGCTGATTATTCCGGTGATCCTGATTTACACCTTCTGGAGCTATTACGTGTTTCGCGGCAAAGTTCAACATGGCGAGGGGTATCATTGA
- a CDS encoding Protein of uncharacterised function (DUF2474): MKATLWSKRLFWLAVIWGGSVLTLAAVGMFFRVIMAAAGFKSH, translated from the coding sequence ATGAAAGCGACACTGTGGTCGAAACGCCTGTTCTGGCTGGCGGTAATATGGGGCGGCAGCGTGCTGACGCTGGCGGCGGTTGGGATGTTTTTCCGTGTGATTATGGCGGCTGCCGGGTTTAAATCGCACTAG
- the yncJ gene encoding protein, with translation MIKKLISALLLCAALFSGQSGAQRNGHLFYKVQNADSTLRHSADSDELRSAAEEAALDVREHHYWSKSP, from the coding sequence ATGATAAAGAAGCTGATAAGCGCCCTGCTGCTCTGCGCGGCGCTGTTTTCCGGCCAGAGCGGCGCACAGCGCAACGGACATCTTTTTTATAAAGTGCAAAACGCTGACAGCACCTTACGCCATTCTGCTGACAGCGATGAATTAAGAAGCGCCGCCGAAGAGGCAGCGCTTGACGTGCGGGAGCATCATTACTGGAGCAAGTCCCCGTAA
- the namA gene encoding putative salicylyl-CoA 5-hydroxylase, which produces MSHLFSEGQLGDLTLSNRIIIAPMCQYSAAEGAPTDWHSVHLGTLAQSGAGLLIIEATSVTPEGRISPWDLGIWSDELGDALQREVEKIRRWSPIKLGIQLGHAGRKASVDAPWKGGKALSGSEGGWETLAPSALAFSENPTPKAMSSEEIAQIKQAFVDGARRAQRAGFDLIELHAAHGYLLHQFLSPLSNQRTDNYGGSLENRMRLVLEIFDEVKAAVSLPVGVRISATDWTEGGWDIDGSIQLARALEGRGCAYIHVSSGGLSPAQQITISPNYQVPFAQQIQQQVAMPAIAVGLITEPEQAEAIIATGQAEFIALARGMLYDPRWPWHAAAKLGDKIAVAPQYQRSEPHHLRGLFSV; this is translated from the coding sequence ATGAGTCATCTTTTTTCTGAGGGTCAGCTTGGCGATTTAACGTTAAGCAACCGCATTATCATCGCGCCGATGTGCCAGTATTCCGCCGCAGAAGGCGCGCCCACCGATTGGCATTCTGTCCATCTGGGCACGCTGGCGCAGTCAGGGGCGGGGTTATTGATCATCGAAGCCACCTCGGTCACGCCGGAAGGGCGTATTTCCCCCTGGGATCTCGGGATCTGGAGTGATGAGCTGGGTGACGCACTGCAGCGGGAAGTGGAAAAGATCCGCCGCTGGTCGCCGATCAAACTCGGTATCCAGCTGGGTCATGCGGGGCGTAAAGCCTCAGTGGATGCGCCCTGGAAAGGGGGTAAAGCGTTGTCCGGCAGCGAGGGAGGCTGGGAAACCCTGGCACCGTCCGCGCTGGCCTTCAGCGAAAACCCGACGCCGAAAGCCATGAGCAGCGAAGAGATTGCGCAGATTAAGCAGGCCTTTGTGGACGGCGCACGCCGGGCGCAACGAGCGGGCTTTGATCTGATTGAATTGCACGCCGCCCACGGCTATCTGCTGCATCAATTCCTGTCGCCGCTGTCGAACCAGCGCACCGATAACTATGGCGGCAGCCTCGAAAACCGGATGCGGCTGGTACTGGAAATTTTCGACGAGGTGAAGGCCGCGGTATCGTTACCGGTAGGCGTACGCATTTCCGCCACGGACTGGACGGAAGGGGGCTGGGACATTGACGGCTCAATCCAGCTCGCCAGAGCGCTTGAAGGGCGCGGTTGCGCCTATATTCACGTATCCAGCGGCGGATTGTCGCCCGCGCAGCAAATCACCATCAGCCCCAACTACCAGGTGCCGTTTGCCCAACAGATCCAGCAGCAGGTCGCCATGCCCGCCATTGCCGTAGGCTTGATTACCGAGCCGGAACAGGCGGAAGCGATTATCGCCACCGGGCAGGCGGAGTTTATCGCACTGGCCCGCGGGATGCTGTATGACCCGCGCTGGCCCTGGCACGCGGCGGCGAAACTCGGCGATAAAATTGCCGTGGCGCCGCAGTACCAGCGCAGCGAACCGCACCATTTGCGCGGGCTGTTCTCGGTATAA
- the treF gene encoding cytoplasmic trehalase has product MLNQTSRLTISESEAYDENVRYEFDPCELKLDEMVEAEPLPESIEGMPAPDALTPADRYLELYEQVQSSRIFPDSKTFADCAPKTAPLAILLNYRRAKRYPGFNLERFVHDHFHLPRDYSKEYISDPDRSLKDHIDSLWPVLTREPQEHIAFSSLLPLPQSYIVPGGRFRETYYWDSYYTMLGLAESGRNDLLRCMADNFAWMIENYGHIPNGNRTYYLSRSQPPVFALMVELFEEDGVRGARRYLDHLLMEYSFWMDGADNLEINQAYRRAVRMPDGALLNRYWDDRDTPRDESWYEDVETAKLSGRPASEVYRDLRAGAESGWDYSTRWLRDADRLASIRTTQFIPVDLNAFLYKLETAISNIAGLKQDAVMAARFREKAVARRNALNRYLWDEETGTFRDYDWRRERLASFSAACVVPLYVGMASYEQAQKIAVNVRERLLTPGGIVATDVVSDQQWDKPNGWAPLQWMAIEGLKNYDETALADIIAHNWLRTVKRVYMEQNKLVEKYHIADYAPQPGGGGEYPLQDGFGWTNGVTRRLISLYGEP; this is encoded by the coding sequence ATGCTGAATCAGACATCTCGACTCACAATATCGGAATCAGAAGCTTACGACGAAAACGTTCGGTATGAGTTCGATCCTTGTGAGCTCAAGCTGGACGAGATGGTTGAAGCGGAACCGCTGCCCGAATCGATTGAAGGCATGCCTGCCCCTGATGCGCTGACGCCAGCGGATCGGTACCTTGAACTGTATGAGCAGGTACAATCTTCGCGAATCTTCCCGGACAGCAAAACGTTTGCTGACTGCGCGCCCAAGACAGCGCCGCTTGCAATTTTACTCAATTATCGTCGCGCCAAACGCTATCCGGGCTTTAACCTGGAGCGCTTTGTTCACGACCATTTTCATCTGCCCAGAGACTACAGCAAAGAGTATATTTCGGACCCGGACCGCAGCCTCAAGGACCATATCGACAGCCTGTGGCCGGTGTTGACCCGTGAACCGCAGGAGCACATTGCGTTTTCATCGCTGCTGCCATTGCCGCAGTCGTATATCGTGCCCGGTGGGCGCTTCCGCGAGACCTATTACTGGGATTCTTACTACACCATGCTGGGGCTGGCGGAAAGCGGACGTAACGACCTGCTGCGCTGCATGGCCGATAATTTCGCGTGGATGATCGAAAATTACGGTCATATCCCTAACGGGAACCGTACCTATTATCTGAGCCGCTCGCAGCCGCCGGTTTTTGCCCTGATGGTTGAGTTGTTCGAAGAGGATGGCGTACGTGGCGCGCGGCGTTATCTCGACCATCTGTTGATGGAGTACAGTTTCTGGATGGACGGCGCGGATAACCTGGAAATCAACCAGGCTTACCGCCGTGCCGTGCGCATGCCCGACGGCGCGCTGTTGAACCGCTACTGGGACGACCGTGACACGCCGCGCGATGAGTCCTGGTATGAGGATGTCGAAACCGCCAAACTGTCAGGCCGCCCGGCGAGCGAAGTTTATCGCGATCTGCGTGCGGGCGCGGAATCCGGATGGGACTACAGTACCCGCTGGCTGCGTGATGCGGATCGTCTGGCCAGTATCCGGACGACCCAGTTTATTCCGGTCGATCTGAATGCGTTTCTTTATAAGCTGGAAACCGCGATTTCCAATATCGCTGGCCTGAAGCAGGACGCGGTGATGGCGGCCCGTTTTCGTGAGAAAGCCGTTGCCCGTCGCAACGCCCTTAACCGTTATCTGTGGGATGAAGAAACCGGCACGTTCCGCGATTATGACTGGCGTCGCGAACGCCTTGCTTCATTCTCAGCCGCCTGCGTGGTTCCGCTTTATGTGGGTATGGCCAGTTATGAGCAGGCGCAAAAAATCGCGGTTAACGTGCGCGAACGTCTTCTTACCCCTGGCGGTATCGTCGCCACCGATGTGGTGAGCGATCAGCAATGGGACAAACCCAACGGCTGGGCGCCGCTGCAGTGGATGGCGATCGAAGGGTTGAAGAACTATGACGAGACCGCGCTGGCCGACATCATTGCCCATAACTGGCTGCGCACCGTGAAGCGCGTCTATATGGAGCAAAACAAGCTGGTGGAGAAATACCATATTGC